Proteins encoded in a region of the Phoenix dactylifera cultivar Barhee BC4 chromosome 3, palm_55x_up_171113_PBpolish2nd_filt_p, whole genome shotgun sequence genome:
- the LOC103704084 gene encoding trithorax group protein osa-like isoform X1, with amino-acid sequence MGFDNECIQNIQSLPGEYFCPVCRTLIYPNEALQSQCTHLYCKPCLSYIVATTHACPYDGYLVTEADSKPLIESNKSLADTIGNVAVYCLYHRSGCQWQGTLSDSITHCTGCSFGNSPVVCNRCGTQIIHRQVQEHAQICPGLQPQAQQVENAQVQASTVQNQAVNQDTSVAPASTTSTSSTTPASAASTTAATTISSTVTPTTAAAAAPASASAATPATSSQGQTQANATTYPQAVTQAPTPEQWYQQQQLQYQQYYQQYPGYYPYQQQYQQYGQYQPQFYQQYSQPQMLVAPQHATQGQQQPSPYMPQQPHIQHHPQQQAQPQPQAQLQPQPQPQPQAQLQPQPQLQLQPQPQAQLQPQPQTQAQLQPQPQPQAQAQLQPQPQPQLQSQPQPLPQAQPHPQAAQPQLPQQHLPQPQQPHPQLQPHPHAQVPQMQAQQIHVPAQHPHHHPQTTHPQPQPHPQVQPPQQHPGLQQSIPPQQHPQPQMQHPQAHPQGPQHQPYPQPQSQAYLHAHSQPQFQQQPVQLQPHPQSQPNIQPQPQPVLQPQPQYPSARAVTGHQSYPHPQSLQQIPPGAPQQRPLHMHPQQPVQVQNQFPSQQPPQMRPPHGHLSMQVQQQSAMPHPQGPHTNLHPSQQQVHQHPGMRPQGPQQGLPPLQAQSHMHPSLAHQQGMPPPQHLIHPQQPVHPQGPPYIQQSFPAQPHSQQSLPQSQGMPTLPAQAVAGRPAMMVSHGMPQQSFQQSTGGPTKLMQPDMSHKSPSQNHMGRSAAHLAILSELQPGPVQQSQLAHSGSQGTLVPVSSVMRPGISDKAGHASELEAEMVSKIAEGTEANKSDHAQIEASESAEVKIPSSKSAINKDEVIGEGKKDIQPDGDHKNISESARVHGEGLESHAKDEKAEVPEIKLVKKEETTNLPDVGAESSHVLKDVQGDRVIQILEADLKEKSAHVEGRDAHLSLDATETVQSGQVPTEAGRRESLGSVSQKTSQTIVSQGHISGDSAHVQSLQQVSTPGGLDRSQLQQSSRQNAFSANERAFLQPGYHDRNPSQFMGQGPGSGVLQGMPPAGPAPSHERFLHHIPYGHPSNMMDAAQRPPVPHNVPHPGPIQERRFQEPLHPMQAHGIASQIRPHGSNFPETLPHPGQRSAVPEPFQPPPGQQPYGSYHSEVPSAGPPVAGLSTSSARAPTHFGLPQKGFPDQAMTPQGQGQGHMLPPHVGVARPAFPDGRQPEPPFAQSNSVKPNGIPGQRPPIGHVLTEDRFRPFTEERFRLLPEDGTRAAQDERFRPFAMDHGRGIVNRKEFEEDLKQFPRPAHLDGEGALKLDGYISSSRPLPGSDGGPSALPSRPLLPYQSGGPFPTSSLGPEHHGMDIRERHRPVGFPEDLGRKYDPALALPDFRSSVSEFGRRRMDALPPLRSPGREYSGLPSSRFGLGMENFDGRDPRGFSERSKALDPTGSTYHDSKIPIPSAPGSGGLPSHLFKGVPDGHGSHRMEQLGAGYLTGNIRKDLDVPDIPPVNLHTGESLGHGLAGTNRSGEAFGARNLPSLLRGGEPLGQGQFRMGEPTSFGGFSVPGRIRAGDPGFSSSYPMHGFPNEAGHPTSGDMDAFEFPRKRMPGSMGWCRICRIDCETVEGLDMHSQTREHQKMAMDMILCIKQEIAKKQRISEVNMPLEDSNKSRKASFENHGNRQ; translated from the exons ATGGGATTTGATAATGAGTGCATACAGAATATTCAATCTCTTCCTGGTGAATATTTCTGTCCGGTGTGCCGGACGCTTATCTATCCTAATGAAGCACTACAGTCCCAGTGCACCCATCTATACTGCAAGCCTTGCTTATCCTATATTGTGGCTACTACTCATGCGTGCCCTTATGATGGTTATCTTGTGACTGAAGCAGATTCCAAG CCTCTGATAGAATCCAACAAATCACTTGCTGATACCATTGGCAATGTAGCGGTTTACTGTCTCTACCACAGGAGTGGTTGCCAATGGCAGGGTACTTTGTCTGACTCCATTACACATTGCACTGGATGTAGTTTTGGAAACTCTCCTGTTGTTTGCAACAGGTGTGGAACACAGATAATACATCGCCAAGTCCAAGAGCATGCACAAATATGCCCT GGCTTGCAACCTCAGGCACAACAGGTAGAGAATGCCCAGGTTCAAGCTTCAACAGTGCAGAATCAAGCTGTTAACCAAGATACGTCAGTAGCTCCTGCATCAACAACATCAACTTCTTCAACAACCCCTGCATCAGCTGCTTCAACAACTGCTGCCACAACAATTTCATCTACTGTTACTCCAACAACTGCTGCTGCAGCAGCCCCTGCTTCTGCTTCTGCAGCTACCCCTGCTACTTCTAGTCAGGGACAAACCCAAGCCAATGCAACAACCTATCCACAAGCTGTGACACAGGCTCCAACCCCTGAGCAGTGGTACCAGCAGCAGCAACTGCAATACCAGCAATATTACCAGCAGTATCCTGGATACTACCCTTATCAGCAGCAATATCAACAGTATGGTCAATATCAGCCGCAATTCTACCAACAATATTCTCAACCCCAGATGCTGGTTGCTCCCCAGCATGCTACTCAAGGACAACAGCAGCCTTCACCTTATATGCCGCAGCAACCCCATATCCAGCATCATCCTCAACAACAGGCCCAGCCCCAGCCCCAAGCCCAGCTCCAGCCCCAGCCCCAGCCCCAGCCACAAGCCCAGCTCCAGCCCCAGCCCCAGCTCCAGCTCCAGCCCCAACCACAAGCCCAGCTCCAGCCCCAGCCCCAAACACAAGCCCAGCTCCAGCCCCAGCCCCAGCCCCAAGCACAAGCCCAGCTCCAGCCCCAGCCCCAGCCCCAACTCCAATCCCAGCCTCAACCTCTGCCCCAGGCCCAGCCACACCCCCAGGCAGCCCAGCCGCAGTTGCCACAGCAACATCTTCCTCAACCACAACAACCACACCCACAGCTCCAGCCTCATCCACATGCTCAAGTTCCGCAAATGCAGGCACAACAGATTCATGTACCTGCTCAGCATCCACATCATCATCCCCAAACAACACACCCACAACCTCAGCCTCATCCCCAAGTGCAACCACCACAGCAGCATCCAGGACTTCAACAGTCTATTCCACCGCAACAACATCCACAACCCCAAATGCAACATCCACAAGCCCACCCTCAAGGGCCTCAACACCAGCCCTATCCACAACCTCAATCCCAGGCTTATCTACATGCCCATTCCCAACCTCAGTTTCAACAACAGCCTGTGCAGCTGCAACCCCATCCCCAGTCTCAACCCAATATACAGCCACAGCCACAACCAGTTCTGCAGCCACAACCTCAGTATCCATCAGCTCGTGCAGTGACAGGACATCAATCTTATCCACATCCGCAATCGCTCCAACAAATCCCACCTGGTGCCCCACAGCAACGCCCTTTGCACATGCATCCTCAACAACCTGTTCAAGTGCAGAATCAGTTTCCATCCCAACAGCCTCCTCAGATGCGTCCGCCACATGGTCATTTGTCGATGCAAGTCCAGCAACAGTCAGCTATGCCTCATCCTCAAGGCCCTCATACAAATCTTCATCCTTCTCAACAACAAGTGCACCAGCATCCTGGCATGCGGCCGCAGGGACCACAGCAGGGTTTGCCTCCATTACAAGCACAAAGTCATATGCATCCAAGCCTAGCACATCAGCAGGGGATGCCCCCACCACAGCATCTAATTCATCCTCAGCAACCTGTGCATCCTCAGGGCCCACCTTACATCCAGCAATCTTTTCCTGCACAGCCCCACTCACAGCAGAGTTTGCCTCAATCTCAGGGTATGCCGACTCTTCCAGCTCAGGCTGTAGCTGGTAGGCCGGCTATGATGGTAAGTCATGGAATGCCACAACAATCATTTCAACAGTCTACAGGTGGTCCCACTAAGCTTATGCAGCCTGACATGAGCCACAAATCACCGAGTCAGAATCATATGGGGCGATCCGCTGCTCATTTGGCAATATTGTCGGAATTGCAGCCAGGGCCAGTGCAGCAGTCTCAGCTCGCACACTCTGGGAGCCAGGGTACATTAGTACCTGTATCATCTGTTATGCGGCCAGGGATATCAGATAAAGCAGGTCATGCATCTGAGCTGGAGGCAGAAATGGTTTCAAAAATTGCTGAAGGGACTGAAGCAAATAAATCAGATCATGCACAGATTGAAGCATCTGAATCAGCTGAAGTGAAGATTCCCAGCTCAAAATCTGCAATCAATAAGGATGAAGTTATTGGAGAGGGTAAGAAGGATATCCAAcctgatggagatcacaagaatATATCAGAATCAGCACGTGTTCATGGGGAAGGACTTGAGTCACATGCAAAAGATGAAAAAGCAGAAGTGCCAGAGATTAAACTGGTAAAAAAGGAAGAAACTACCAACTTGCCAGATGTGGGAGCTGAAAGTTCCCATGTTCTGAAAGATGTACAGGGAGACAGAGTTATTCAAATTCTAGAAGCTGATCTCAAGGAAAAGTCTGCACATGTTGAGGGTAGAGATGCTCATCTATCACTGGATGCTACTGAAACTGTTCAATCTGGTCAGGTTCCTACTGAGGCTGGACGGCGGGAGTCTTTGGGCTCAGTTTCTCAGAAAACTAGTCAAACTATTGTCTCCCAAGGCCATATCTCTGGAGATAGTGCTCATGTACAGTctctacaacaagtgtcaacACCTGGTGGTCTAGATAGAAGTCAGCTGCAACAGTCGTCACGCCAAAATGCTTTTTCAGCCAATGAAAGAGCATTTCTGCAGCCTGGTTATCATGACAGAAATCCATCCCAATTCATGGGTCAAGGTCCTGGATCAGGGGTGCTCCAAGGCATGCCTCCAGCAGGTCCAGCACCCAGTCACGAGAGATTCTTGCATCACATTCCTTATGGACATCCTTCAAATATGATGGATGCAGCCCAAAGACCTCCTGTACCTCACAATGTACCACATCCTGGTCCCATACAAGAAAGAAGGTTTCAGGAGCCTCTCCATCCAATGCAGGCGCATGGGATAGCAAGTCAAATTAGACCTCATGGTAGTAATTTCCCTGAAACTTTACCTCATCCGGGGCAGCGATCAGCTGTTCCAGAACCTTTCCAGCCACCTCCGGGGCAACAACCTTATGGTTCATATCATTCTGAAGTGCCATCTGCTGGGCCCCCAGTAGCaggcttgtctacctcctctgCAAGGGCTCCCACCCATTTCGGGCTCCCACAGAAAGGTTTTCCAGATCAAGCTATGACTCCACAAGGGCAAGGCCAGGGGCATATGCTGCCGCCTCATGTTGGTGTGGCAAGACCTGCTTTTCCTGATGGCAGGCAGCCTGAGCCACCTTTTGCCCAGTCAAATTCAGTGAAACCAAATGGAATTCCTGGTCAGAGGCCACCTATTGGTCATGTTTTGACAGAAGACAGGTTtaggcctttcacagaagaaaGGTTCAGACTGCTGCCTGAAGATGGAACAAGGGCAGCTCAAGATGAACGATTTAGGCCATTTGCAATGGACCATGGTAGAGGCATTGTCAATCGGAAAGAGTTTGAAGAAGATTTGAAACAATTTCCTAGGCCAGCCCATTTAGATGGTGAAGGTGCACTGAAGCTTGATGGTTATATATCCTCATCAAGGCCTCTGCCTGGGTCCGATGGAGGTCCTAGTGCTCTCCCTTCGAGACCATTGCTTCCTTATCAATCAGGTGGTCCTTTTCCCACTAGTAGTTTGGGTCCAGAGCACCATGGTATGGATATCAGAGAGAGACATAGGCCTGTTGGATTTCCTGAAGATTTGGGAAGAAAGTATGATCCAGCTCTTGCCCTTCCTGATTTCCGCAGTTCTGTTTCTGAATTTGGTCGACGTCGTATGGATGCTCTCCCTCCTCTAAGAAGTCCGGGTAGAGAATACTCTGGCCTTCCATCAAGTAGATTTGGACTAGGTATGGAGAACTTTGATGGGAGAGATCCACGTGGATTCAGTGAGCGATCAAAAGCTTTAGATCCAACTGGAAGTACATACCATGATAGTAAGATTCCTATACCTTCTGCCCCAGGCTCTGGTGGATTGCCAAGCCATCTTTTTAAAGGTGTTCCTGATGGTCATGGAAGCCATCGAATGGAGCAGCTAGGTGCTGGTTATTTGACTGGTAATATCAGAAAGGATCTGGATGTTCCTGATATTCCTCCTGTCAACTTGCATACTGGTGAATCACTTGGTCATGGCTTAGCAGGTACCAACAGGAGCGGTGAAGCATTTGGAGCTCGAAATTTGCCTAGTCTTCTACGGGGAGGGGAACCTCTTGGACAAGGTCAGTTCCGCATGGGTGAGCCAACTAGCTTTGGTGGCTTTAGTGTACCAGGCCGCATTCGTGCAGGTGATCCAGGTTTTAGTAGCAGCTATCCTATGCATGGTTTTCCAAATGAAGCTGGACATCCTACTTCT GGTGACATGGATGCCTTTGAGTTTCCAAGAAAGAGAATGCCTGGGAGCATGGGGTGGTGCCGCATATGTCGGATTGACTGTGAAACAGTAGAGGGTTTGGATATGCATTCACAAACAAGGGAGCACCAAAAGATGGCCATGGATATGATTCTGTGTATTAAGCAAGAGATTGCCAAGAAGCAAAG GATCTCTGAAGTCAACATGCCACTCGAAGATTCAAATAAATCAAGGAAGGCAAGTTTTGAGAACCATGGAAATCGACAGTAG
- the LOC103704084 gene encoding trithorax group protein osa-like isoform X2: MGFDNECIQNIQSLPGEYFCPVCRTLIYPNEALQSQCTHLYCKPCLSYIVATTHACPYDGYLVTEADSKPLIESNKSLADTIGNVAVYCLYHRSGCQWQGTLSDSITHCTGCSFGNSPVVCNRCGTQIIHRQVQEHAQICPGLQPQAQQVENAQVQASTVQNQAVNQDTSVAPASTTSTSSTTPASAASTTAATTISSTVTPTTAAAAAPASASAATPATSSQGQTQANATTYPQAVTQAPTPEQWYQQQQLQYQQYYQQYPGYYPYQQQYQQYGQYQPQFYQQYSQPQMLVAPQHATQGQQQPSPYMPQQPHIQHHPQQQAQPQPQAQLQPQPQPQPQAQLQPQPQLQLQPQPQAQLQPQPQTQAQLQPQPQPQAQAQLQPQPQPQLQSQPQPLPQAQPHPQAAQPQLPQQHLPQPQQPHPQLQPHPHAQVPQMQAQQIHVPAQHPHHHPQTTHPQPQPHPQVQPPQQHPGLQQSIPPQQHPQPQMQHPQAHPQGPQHQPYPQPQSQAYLHAHSQPQFQQQPVQLQPHPQSQPNIQPQPQPVLQPQPQYPSARAVTGHQSYPHPQSLQQIPPGAPQQRPLHMHPQQPVQVQNQFPSQQPPQMRPPHGHLSMQVQQQSAMPHPQGPHTNLHPSQQQVHQHPGMRPQGPQQGLPPLQAQSHMHPSLAHQQGMPPPQHLIHPQQPVHPQGPPYIQQSFPAQPHSQQSLPQSQGMPTLPAQAVAGRPAMMVSHGMPQQSFQQSTGGPTKLMQPDMSHKSPSQNHMGRSAAHLAILSELQPGPVQQSQLAHSGSQGTLVPVSSVMRPGISDKAGHASELEAEMVSKIAEGTEANKSDHAQIEASESAEVKIPSSKSAINKDEVIGEGKKDIQPDGDHKNISESARVHGEGLESHAKDEKAEVPEIKLVKKEETTNLPDVGAESSHVLKDVQGDRVIQILEADLKEKSAHVEGRDAHLSLDATETVQSGQVPTEAGRRESLGSVSQKTSQTIVSQGHISGDSAHVQSLQQVSTPGGLDRSQLQQSSRQNAFSANERAFLQPGYHDRNPSQFMGQGPGSGVLQGMPPAGPAPSHERFLHHIPYGHPSNMMDAAQRPPVPHNVPHPGPIQERRFQEPLHPMQAHGIASQIRPHGSNFPETLPHPGQRSAVPEPFQPPPGQQPYGSYHSEVPSAGPPVAGLSTSSARAPTHFGLPQKGFPDQAMTPQGQGQGHMLPPHVGVARPAFPDGRQPEPPFAQSNSVKPNGIPGQRPPIGHVLTEDRFRPFTEERFRLLPEDGTRAAQDERFRPFAMDHGRGIVNRKEFEEDLKQFPRPAHLDGEGALKLDGYISSSRPLPGSDGGPSALPSRPLLPYQSGGPFPTSSLGPEHHGMDIRERHRPVGFPEDLGRKYDPALALPDFRSSVSEFGRRRMDALPPLRSPGREYSGLPSSRFGLGMENFDGRDPRGFSERSKALDPTGSTYHDSKIPIPSAPGSGGLPSHLFKGVPDGHGSHRMEQLGAGYLTGTNRSGEAFGARNLPSLLRGGEPLGQGQFRMGEPTSFGGFSVPGRIRAGDPGFSSSYPMHGFPNEAGHPTSGDMDAFEFPRKRMPGSMGWCRICRIDCETVEGLDMHSQTREHQKMAMDMILCIKQEIAKKQRISEVNMPLEDSNKSRKASFENHGNRQ; encoded by the exons ATGGGATTTGATAATGAGTGCATACAGAATATTCAATCTCTTCCTGGTGAATATTTCTGTCCGGTGTGCCGGACGCTTATCTATCCTAATGAAGCACTACAGTCCCAGTGCACCCATCTATACTGCAAGCCTTGCTTATCCTATATTGTGGCTACTACTCATGCGTGCCCTTATGATGGTTATCTTGTGACTGAAGCAGATTCCAAG CCTCTGATAGAATCCAACAAATCACTTGCTGATACCATTGGCAATGTAGCGGTTTACTGTCTCTACCACAGGAGTGGTTGCCAATGGCAGGGTACTTTGTCTGACTCCATTACACATTGCACTGGATGTAGTTTTGGAAACTCTCCTGTTGTTTGCAACAGGTGTGGAACACAGATAATACATCGCCAAGTCCAAGAGCATGCACAAATATGCCCT GGCTTGCAACCTCAGGCACAACAGGTAGAGAATGCCCAGGTTCAAGCTTCAACAGTGCAGAATCAAGCTGTTAACCAAGATACGTCAGTAGCTCCTGCATCAACAACATCAACTTCTTCAACAACCCCTGCATCAGCTGCTTCAACAACTGCTGCCACAACAATTTCATCTACTGTTACTCCAACAACTGCTGCTGCAGCAGCCCCTGCTTCTGCTTCTGCAGCTACCCCTGCTACTTCTAGTCAGGGACAAACCCAAGCCAATGCAACAACCTATCCACAAGCTGTGACACAGGCTCCAACCCCTGAGCAGTGGTACCAGCAGCAGCAACTGCAATACCAGCAATATTACCAGCAGTATCCTGGATACTACCCTTATCAGCAGCAATATCAACAGTATGGTCAATATCAGCCGCAATTCTACCAACAATATTCTCAACCCCAGATGCTGGTTGCTCCCCAGCATGCTACTCAAGGACAACAGCAGCCTTCACCTTATATGCCGCAGCAACCCCATATCCAGCATCATCCTCAACAACAGGCCCAGCCCCAGCCCCAAGCCCAGCTCCAGCCCCAGCCCCAGCCCCAGCCACAAGCCCAGCTCCAGCCCCAGCCCCAGCTCCAGCTCCAGCCCCAACCACAAGCCCAGCTCCAGCCCCAGCCCCAAACACAAGCCCAGCTCCAGCCCCAGCCCCAGCCCCAAGCACAAGCCCAGCTCCAGCCCCAGCCCCAGCCCCAACTCCAATCCCAGCCTCAACCTCTGCCCCAGGCCCAGCCACACCCCCAGGCAGCCCAGCCGCAGTTGCCACAGCAACATCTTCCTCAACCACAACAACCACACCCACAGCTCCAGCCTCATCCACATGCTCAAGTTCCGCAAATGCAGGCACAACAGATTCATGTACCTGCTCAGCATCCACATCATCATCCCCAAACAACACACCCACAACCTCAGCCTCATCCCCAAGTGCAACCACCACAGCAGCATCCAGGACTTCAACAGTCTATTCCACCGCAACAACATCCACAACCCCAAATGCAACATCCACAAGCCCACCCTCAAGGGCCTCAACACCAGCCCTATCCACAACCTCAATCCCAGGCTTATCTACATGCCCATTCCCAACCTCAGTTTCAACAACAGCCTGTGCAGCTGCAACCCCATCCCCAGTCTCAACCCAATATACAGCCACAGCCACAACCAGTTCTGCAGCCACAACCTCAGTATCCATCAGCTCGTGCAGTGACAGGACATCAATCTTATCCACATCCGCAATCGCTCCAACAAATCCCACCTGGTGCCCCACAGCAACGCCCTTTGCACATGCATCCTCAACAACCTGTTCAAGTGCAGAATCAGTTTCCATCCCAACAGCCTCCTCAGATGCGTCCGCCACATGGTCATTTGTCGATGCAAGTCCAGCAACAGTCAGCTATGCCTCATCCTCAAGGCCCTCATACAAATCTTCATCCTTCTCAACAACAAGTGCACCAGCATCCTGGCATGCGGCCGCAGGGACCACAGCAGGGTTTGCCTCCATTACAAGCACAAAGTCATATGCATCCAAGCCTAGCACATCAGCAGGGGATGCCCCCACCACAGCATCTAATTCATCCTCAGCAACCTGTGCATCCTCAGGGCCCACCTTACATCCAGCAATCTTTTCCTGCACAGCCCCACTCACAGCAGAGTTTGCCTCAATCTCAGGGTATGCCGACTCTTCCAGCTCAGGCTGTAGCTGGTAGGCCGGCTATGATGGTAAGTCATGGAATGCCACAACAATCATTTCAACAGTCTACAGGTGGTCCCACTAAGCTTATGCAGCCTGACATGAGCCACAAATCACCGAGTCAGAATCATATGGGGCGATCCGCTGCTCATTTGGCAATATTGTCGGAATTGCAGCCAGGGCCAGTGCAGCAGTCTCAGCTCGCACACTCTGGGAGCCAGGGTACATTAGTACCTGTATCATCTGTTATGCGGCCAGGGATATCAGATAAAGCAGGTCATGCATCTGAGCTGGAGGCAGAAATGGTTTCAAAAATTGCTGAAGGGACTGAAGCAAATAAATCAGATCATGCACAGATTGAAGCATCTGAATCAGCTGAAGTGAAGATTCCCAGCTCAAAATCTGCAATCAATAAGGATGAAGTTATTGGAGAGGGTAAGAAGGATATCCAAcctgatggagatcacaagaatATATCAGAATCAGCACGTGTTCATGGGGAAGGACTTGAGTCACATGCAAAAGATGAAAAAGCAGAAGTGCCAGAGATTAAACTGGTAAAAAAGGAAGAAACTACCAACTTGCCAGATGTGGGAGCTGAAAGTTCCCATGTTCTGAAAGATGTACAGGGAGACAGAGTTATTCAAATTCTAGAAGCTGATCTCAAGGAAAAGTCTGCACATGTTGAGGGTAGAGATGCTCATCTATCACTGGATGCTACTGAAACTGTTCAATCTGGTCAGGTTCCTACTGAGGCTGGACGGCGGGAGTCTTTGGGCTCAGTTTCTCAGAAAACTAGTCAAACTATTGTCTCCCAAGGCCATATCTCTGGAGATAGTGCTCATGTACAGTctctacaacaagtgtcaacACCTGGTGGTCTAGATAGAAGTCAGCTGCAACAGTCGTCACGCCAAAATGCTTTTTCAGCCAATGAAAGAGCATTTCTGCAGCCTGGTTATCATGACAGAAATCCATCCCAATTCATGGGTCAAGGTCCTGGATCAGGGGTGCTCCAAGGCATGCCTCCAGCAGGTCCAGCACCCAGTCACGAGAGATTCTTGCATCACATTCCTTATGGACATCCTTCAAATATGATGGATGCAGCCCAAAGACCTCCTGTACCTCACAATGTACCACATCCTGGTCCCATACAAGAAAGAAGGTTTCAGGAGCCTCTCCATCCAATGCAGGCGCATGGGATAGCAAGTCAAATTAGACCTCATGGTAGTAATTTCCCTGAAACTTTACCTCATCCGGGGCAGCGATCAGCTGTTCCAGAACCTTTCCAGCCACCTCCGGGGCAACAACCTTATGGTTCATATCATTCTGAAGTGCCATCTGCTGGGCCCCCAGTAGCaggcttgtctacctcctctgCAAGGGCTCCCACCCATTTCGGGCTCCCACAGAAAGGTTTTCCAGATCAAGCTATGACTCCACAAGGGCAAGGCCAGGGGCATATGCTGCCGCCTCATGTTGGTGTGGCAAGACCTGCTTTTCCTGATGGCAGGCAGCCTGAGCCACCTTTTGCCCAGTCAAATTCAGTGAAACCAAATGGAATTCCTGGTCAGAGGCCACCTATTGGTCATGTTTTGACAGAAGACAGGTTtaggcctttcacagaagaaaGGTTCAGACTGCTGCCTGAAGATGGAACAAGGGCAGCTCAAGATGAACGATTTAGGCCATTTGCAATGGACCATGGTAGAGGCATTGTCAATCGGAAAGAGTTTGAAGAAGATTTGAAACAATTTCCTAGGCCAGCCCATTTAGATGGTGAAGGTGCACTGAAGCTTGATGGTTATATATCCTCATCAAGGCCTCTGCCTGGGTCCGATGGAGGTCCTAGTGCTCTCCCTTCGAGACCATTGCTTCCTTATCAATCAGGTGGTCCTTTTCCCACTAGTAGTTTGGGTCCAGAGCACCATGGTATGGATATCAGAGAGAGACATAGGCCTGTTGGATTTCCTGAAGATTTGGGAAGAAAGTATGATCCAGCTCTTGCCCTTCCTGATTTCCGCAGTTCTGTTTCTGAATTTGGTCGACGTCGTATGGATGCTCTCCCTCCTCTAAGAAGTCCGGGTAGAGAATACTCTGGCCTTCCATCAAGTAGATTTGGACTAGGTATGGAGAACTTTGATGGGAGAGATCCACGTGGATTCAGTGAGCGATCAAAAGCTTTAGATCCAACTGGAAGTACATACCATGATAGTAAGATTCCTATACCTTCTGCCCCAGGCTCTGGTGGATTGCCAAGCCATCTTTTTAAAGGTGTTCCTGATGGTCATGGAAGCCATCGAATGGAGCAGCTAGGTGCTGGTTATTTGACTG GTACCAACAGGAGCGGTGAAGCATTTGGAGCTCGAAATTTGCCTAGTCTTCTACGGGGAGGGGAACCTCTTGGACAAGGTCAGTTCCGCATGGGTGAGCCAACTAGCTTTGGTGGCTTTAGTGTACCAGGCCGCATTCGTGCAGGTGATCCAGGTTTTAGTAGCAGCTATCCTATGCATGGTTTTCCAAATGAAGCTGGACATCCTACTTCT GGTGACATGGATGCCTTTGAGTTTCCAAGAAAGAGAATGCCTGGGAGCATGGGGTGGTGCCGCATATGTCGGATTGACTGTGAAACAGTAGAGGGTTTGGATATGCATTCACAAACAAGGGAGCACCAAAAGATGGCCATGGATATGATTCTGTGTATTAAGCAAGAGATTGCCAAGAAGCAAAG GATCTCTGAAGTCAACATGCCACTCGAAGATTCAAATAAATCAAGGAAGGCAAGTTTTGAGAACCATGGAAATCGACAGTAG
- the LOC113461567 gene encoding syntaxin-81-like, with protein MANVRDRTEDFKDAVRAGALSLGYTESKLAAILASFIMHKPPQRSPFTKAALKTLESIAELERFIVKHQKDYVDLHRITEQERDNIEHEVGVFVKACKDQIDILKNRIHDEEKNGNSKTWLRIRDDTSHADMVAHKHGVEKSKIGGAASSTILLIYEITAVDGQR; from the exons ATGGCCAATGTTAGGGATAGAACTGAAGATTTCAAGGATGCTGTCCGTGCTGGGGCTCTTTCCCTCGGATATACTGAG TCTAAATTGGCTGCAATCTTGGCGTCCTTTATTATGCACAAGCCACCCCAAAGGTCACCATTTACAAAAGCTGCACTCAAGACG cTCGAAAGCATCGCAGAATTGGAACGTTTTATTGTAAAGCATCAGAAAGATTATGTGGATTTGCATCGCATTACAGAACAAGAAAGGGACAACATTGAGCATGAA GTTGGTGTTTTTGTAAAAGCATGCAAGGACCAGATAGATATTCTTAAGAATAGAATACATGATGAAGAGAAGAACGGAAATTCTAAGACATGGCTTCGCATACGGGATGATACTTCTCATGCTGATATGGTAGCTCACAAGCATGGTGTG gaaaaatcaaaaattggtGGAGCTGCATCATCAACCATTTTGTTAATATATGAAATAACAGCAGTAGACGGACAAAGATGA
- the LOC103698708 gene encoding immediate early response 3-interacting protein 1-like has translation MGLWTLLEGFLLLANALAILNEDRFLAPRGWSFSEVSGTGQAKSLKGQLIGLIYATQYLRVPLIILNVITILVKLVSG, from the coding sequence ATGGGCTTGTGGACATTGCTTGAGGGTTTTTTGCTTCTTGCAAATGCATTGGCAATATTGAATGAGGACAGATTTCTTGCTCCTAGAGGGTGGAGTTTCTCTGAAGTTTCAGGAACTGGTCAAGCAAAGTCATTGAAGGGCCAACTCATAGGGCTTATCTATGCAACACAGTATTTGAGAGTTCCACTTATAATTCTAAATGTTATCACAATTCTTGTGAAGTTGGTCTCCGGCTGA